One segment of Candidatus Eremiobacteraceae bacterium DNA contains the following:
- a CDS encoding enoyl-CoA hydratase-related protein — protein MAYETILIERDGAVATIVLNRPKALNALNAVVLAELVKAFDELEADRTVRAVVITGSGDKAFAAGADIGELNKLGDRAAATAKANDGHKITARIEHSRLPVIMAINGFALGGGLELAMAGDIRIAAATAKLGQPEVNLGIIAGFGGSQRLPRLVGPGMASYLLLSGEMITADEAKQANLVDKVVPADQLSAEAKRLAGVIASKAPLAIAATKRAIHKGMQMDLHAALELEADAFGAVAISNDAKEGTAAFLEKRPPNFTGT, from the coding sequence GTGGCTTACGAGACCATTCTCATCGAGCGCGACGGAGCGGTCGCGACCATCGTGCTCAACAGGCCGAAAGCGCTCAACGCGCTCAATGCCGTCGTTCTCGCCGAATTGGTCAAAGCGTTCGACGAGTTGGAAGCGGACCGAACCGTCCGCGCCGTTGTCATCACCGGATCGGGAGATAAAGCGTTTGCCGCGGGCGCCGATATAGGCGAACTCAACAAGCTCGGCGATCGTGCGGCCGCAACGGCGAAAGCCAATGACGGTCACAAGATCACCGCCAGGATCGAGCACTCGCGCTTGCCCGTCATCATGGCGATCAACGGCTTCGCGCTCGGAGGCGGCCTGGAACTCGCCATGGCCGGAGATATCAGAATCGCGGCGGCCACGGCAAAGCTCGGCCAACCCGAGGTGAACCTTGGCATAATCGCCGGGTTCGGAGGTTCGCAGCGGCTGCCGCGGCTCGTCGGGCCGGGTATGGCATCGTACCTCTTGCTCTCGGGCGAGATGATCACGGCCGACGAAGCAAAACAGGCAAATCTCGTCGATAAAGTCGTGCCTGCGGACCAACTGTCGGCCGAAGCGAAACGGTTAGCCGGCGTCATCGCCTCAAAAGCGCCGCTCGCGATCGCCGCCACCAAGCGGGCGATCCACAAAGGCATGCAGATGGACCTGCACGCCGCGCTCGAACTCGAGGCCGACGCCTTCGGAGCCGTCGCCATCTCAAACGATGCAAAAGAAGGCACGGCTGCATTTCTCGAAAAGCGGCCGCCGAATTTCACCGGCACCTAA
- a CDS encoding RDD family protein: MASCPRCGAQQAERTAFCGVCGALIDRPNTEAPANPGPPQPPPAAARPADRVETPPPQPAVLKSRSAQPVSHDFGDVGIYIVRRFLALVVDLAGIGMLIGLGLIAIVDATHPAPDQFLAVHARDFAIAFGASIFAYLTIAEALFGSTLGKGLFGLGVGRVDGSRLGFARALVRNIFLPLDLAAVGFLVATVTPSRRRIGDLVAGSVVTNARIGRLATFTAGVIAVGAAWLLFANADGARLSDQLLAVAGLQLPAVQSPPLVEQTRPSPSPTIAHLRPSPSDEPAQTPTPTPSADPGRPHTV; this comes from the coding sequence ATGGCGTCTTGCCCCCGTTGCGGCGCGCAGCAGGCCGAACGCACGGCGTTCTGCGGCGTGTGCGGGGCGCTTATCGACCGGCCGAACACCGAAGCTCCGGCGAACCCAGGTCCGCCGCAGCCACCGCCGGCGGCCGCGCGGCCCGCGGATCGAGTCGAAACGCCGCCGCCGCAGCCGGCAGTCCTCAAAAGCCGGTCGGCGCAACCGGTCAGTCACGACTTTGGCGATGTTGGGATCTACATCGTCCGCCGCTTTCTCGCGCTCGTCGTCGATCTCGCCGGCATCGGGATGCTTATCGGGCTCGGCCTCATCGCGATCGTGGATGCCACGCATCCTGCCCCGGACCAATTTCTCGCCGTTCACGCGCGCGATTTCGCGATCGCGTTCGGCGCGTCCATCTTCGCCTATCTGACGATCGCTGAGGCGCTGTTCGGATCGACGTTGGGTAAGGGATTGTTCGGTTTGGGGGTCGGACGCGTGGACGGCAGCCGCTTGGGTTTTGCGAGGGCGCTCGTCCGAAACATTTTTCTGCCTCTCGATCTTGCCGCCGTCGGCTTTCTCGTCGCCACGGTGACGCCGTCTCGCAGGCGCATCGGCGATCTCGTGGCAGGCTCGGTCGTCACCAACGCGCGCATCGGCAGGTTGGCGACGTTCACCGCGGGGGTCATCGCGGTGGGCGCGGCGTGGCTCTTGTTTGCAAACGCCGACGGCGCGCGATTGTCAGACCAACTGCTCGCGGTCGCCGGTTTGCAGTTGCCGGCAGTCCAATCGCCTCCGCTTGTCGAGCAGACGCGGCCATCGCCGAGCCCCACGATAGCGCACCTTCGGCCTTCGCCGTCCGATGAGCCCGCACAAACGCCAACGCCGACGCCATCGGCAGACCCGGGCCGGCCGCATACAGTCTAA